Part of the Subtercola frigoramans genome, GTCAAGCCGCACATGGTCGCCGAGCTGCTCGACGAGATCAGCCCGGTGCTCGAGCCCGGCACGATCGTGGTGAGCGTCGCGGCGGGCGTGACGACCGCAACAGCGGAGTCGCACACGCCGGAGGGGGTGGCGATCATCCGGTCGATGCCCAACACCCCGGCGATGGTGGGCCGCGCGGTCACCGGAATCAGCGCCGGCTCGCGGTCGACCCCCGAACAGCTCGAGATCGTGCGCGGGCTGTTCTCCACGGTGGGGGAGGTGGTCGAGGTTCCGGAGTCACAACTCGATGCTCTCAGCACCATCTCTGGCTCGGGGCCCGCCTACGTGTTTCTGTTGATAGAGAAGCTGACGGCGGCGGCTGTGGAGAAGGGGTTCTCGGCCGAGCAGGCGGCCCAGCTCGTGAACGGCACCTTCATCGGGGCGGCCGAGCTCCTGCGCCAGTCCGACAAGACGCCCGAACAGCTTCGCATCCAGGTCACCAGCCCGAAGGGCACCACAGAGCGGGCGATCGGCGTGCTGCAGGATGCCCGGCTCGACGAGATCTTCATCGAGGCGACGGACGCGGCGCTGGCGCGGGCGCGTGAACTCGCTGGTGGGTGAAGGGGCGCAGTTTGCGGCATTCCCGACGAAGCACAGCTTCGTCGGCGCTGGCGTCGCGGCGAGCATCCACTGGATGCTCGCTTTTAGCTCCAGCGCGCAAAGCTGTCGATGTCGGCGGCCGTTCCCGAGACCACGATGAGGTCGTCGTCGCCCACGACGGTGTCGGCTCCGGCATAGACGAACTTCTGGCCGGGGCTCCTGACGCCGACGACCGTGATGCCGTGCTTGCGGCGGAGGGCGAGAGTGGAGAGCGCTGCCCCGCGGGCCGCCAGCGGAGGTCGCAGCTTCGCCAGCGACAGTTCGTCGTCGAACTCGATGAAGTCGAGCACCTGGCCAGACACCAGGTGAGCGATGCGGTCACCGGACTCCGCTTCGGGGTAGATCACGTGATGGGCGCCGATGCGCTGCAGGATGACGCCGTGCGAGTGCGACATCGCCTTCGCCCAGATCTGCGGCACACCGAGTTCGGCAAGGTTCGAGGTCGCGAGGACGCTAGCTTCGAGTGACGCGCCGATGGCGACGATCGCAATCGAGAAGTCCTGCGCGCCGACCTGTCGCAGGGCGTCGATGTCGCCCGCGTCGGCCTGCACGGCGTGTGTCGCGACACCCGACCACTTCTGCACGAGGGCCGCGTCGGTGTCGACGACGAGCACCTCGCGACCGAGCCGCTCGAGCTTGCTCGCAGCAGCCGCACCGAAACGGCCCAGGCCGATGATGAGAACGGGTGCATCCGATGGATTGCTAGCCAACGATCGGCCTCTCTTCTGGATAGGTGTAGAGCTGGCGGCGGTGCCGGGAGGCCAGCGCGGCCGCGAAGGTCACGGTACCGATCCGCCCCATGAACATGGTCGCAGCCATCACGTAGATTCCCGCGTCGGGCAGGCTCGCAGTGAGGCCGGTAGAGAGGCCGGAGGTGCCGAACGCCGAGATCACATCGAAGAGAACCGCATCGAGCGTCGCGCCCGAGATCTGCAGGATGACGATGGTCGCCACGGCGACCGTCGTCGCCCCCCAGAGAACAACACTGACGGCAAGGCGCAGGATGTCGACCGGAATCCTCCGGCCGAAGGCCTCGACCGAATCGTTGCCGCGTGCTTCAGCGAACGCCGCCAGAAAGAGCACCGCGATGGTGCTCACCTTGATTCCACCGGCCGTTGACGCCGAGCCGCCGCCGATGAACATGAGCATGTCGGTGATGAGCATGCTGGAGCCGTTCAACTGGTCGATGGGGATCGTCGCGAATCCGCCCGACCTCGTCATCGTCGACAGGAACAGCGATTGGAAGGCCTTGTCGCCCACATTCAAATTCCCGAACGTCGCAGGGTTCGAGAATTCGAGGGCGAAGTACAGCACGGCACCGCCGCCCAGCAGAACCAGTGAGGTGACCACGGTGAGCCTGACGTGCAGCGACCAGCGCGGCTTGCCGGGAGTGCGGATCGCGCGGGTGACGGCGTAGATCACCGGGAACCCGATGCTGCCGAGAAAGACACCGAGCATCAGCACGCCGAGAAACCAGTAGTCCGTCGCGAAGGGCGCCAGCCCGCGAGGGTCGGGCGAGAACCCCGTGTTGGTGAACGCCATGGCCGAGTAGTAGATGCTCTGCAGGGCCGCCTTGTCTGGCTGGATGCCGCTGAGCAGCATCCGGGGGAACAACAACACGGTGAGCCCGGCCTCGATCACCAATGCGCTGACGGCCACGGTGGCCAGAAGCCCACCCACTTCCCCGAGACGCACAGCCTGGCTGCTGCCGCTGATGCCGGAGTGAGCGTGCGACGGGTCGGCCTCACCGATGGCGAGCAGGCGCGATCGCAGTCCGAGCCGGCGGGAGATGACAAGCCCGAGAATCGAGGCGAGCGTCAACACGCCGACCGCGCCGATCTGCACGCCGAGATAGATGACCGTCAGGCCGAAACCCGACCAGTGCGTCGCCATGTCGACCGTCGACAGGCCCGTGACGCAGATCGCCGATACAGCTGTGAAGAGCGCGTCGGCAAAGCCAGTGGCCGTTCCCTTCGCGCTCGCGACCGGCAGGGAGAGGAGAACGGTGAAGAGGGCGACCAGTGCGAGAAAGATCAGCACGGCGAACCGTGCGGGCGAACGGCCGGAGAAATCGTTCACCGCTTCGCGAAACCGCGAGCGGGTGGATGATGCGCCGTAGCGGGGGCGTTTTGTGGCCGTGCTGCCGGTCATCCATCACCCCTCTGGCCCCGCCAGAGTGGAGAGGGCACGGTCGACTGCTCTGCCGACCAGCTTGTCAGTGGAGTCGCTCACCGCGCAACGCGGCCCGAGCAACTACCCTGTAGCCATGGCTGACATCTTCTCTGTAATCGCCGACCCGACGCGGCGCCAGATCCTGTCGCACCTGCTCGACCGGTACGTGGGCTCTGACGCTCCCTCGGCGCCAGACGGCACCACTACGGCGCCGATGGGCGAGATCAGTGTGTCAGACCTGGTGTCGAAGCTCGTGCTGAGTCAGCCGACGGTCTCGAAGCATCTCAAGGTCCTGCGCGATGCGGGCCTGGTGACCGTGCGCGAAGAGGGCCAGCATCGGTTCTATGCGCTCGAATCGAGCCCTCTCGAGGAGGTCGAAGATTGGTTGATCCCGTTCCTGAGCGCGGACTTCGACGATGCCATGGACCAGGATTCCCTCGACATCGAAGCCGAGCTCGACGAGCTGGAGTCGCAGGCCGAACGCACGCAGGCCGCAGCCCAGGCGAGAGACGGAATTCCTGCAGCGGCCAGACCGCAGTCGTCAGCGGCACGCGCCGGCGAGCGGCTGGGCTACACGGTGGCCGGGGCCGCCGAACGCGCCAGGGCGCTCTTCGAAGAGGCGTCGCGCCGCATCCCTTCTATCTCTCGCAGCAGCGATTAGCAACCCGCCGAGAAGCGATCCGCTGGCTCGCGCGGATTTCCTCCGTCGGCAGGGCCGGGCCTGTGAAAAACCTCAGCTTCGCGCAATATTCATGCCTCTTTAACAGGTTTTACACATCTGAAATGTTTTATCCCTCGAACAGGGGGAGGTCGTCATTTAGGGTTGTCGAACGCGTGCGGGCCCTCTGCCGCGAGTGTTGGCTCTGACTGATTGAGGTCCTCTAGGTGAGTATTCCCCGGCGACGATTTGCCCTGCCCC contains:
- the proC gene encoding pyrroline-5-carboxylate reductase, producing the protein MNEIRLPSIALLGAGSMGRAILSGLLAPNVQVDGPIRVTNRAAASAELLPRSEKVTSLVTSEDPEANRTAVAGAAIVLVAVKPHMVAELLDEISPVLEPGTIVVSVAAGVTTATAESHTPEGVAIIRSMPNTPAMVGRAVTGISAGSRSTPEQLEIVRGLFSTVGEVVEVPESQLDALSTISGSGPAYVFLLIEKLTAAAVEKGFSAEQAAQLVNGTFIGAAELLRQSDKTPEQLRIQVTSPKGTTERAIGVLQDARLDEIFIEATDAALARARELAGG
- a CDS encoding potassium channel family protein; protein product: MASNPSDAPVLIIGLGRFGAAAASKLERLGREVLVVDTDAALVQKWSGVATHAVQADAGDIDALRQVGAQDFSIAIVAIGASLEASVLATSNLAELGVPQIWAKAMSHSHGVILQRIGAHHVIYPEAESGDRIAHLVSGQVLDFIEFDDELSLAKLRPPLAARGAALSTLALRRKHGITVVGVRSPGQKFVYAGADTVVGDDDLIVVSGTAADIDSFARWS
- a CDS encoding TrkH family potassium uptake protein, with product MTGSTATKRPRYGASSTRSRFREAVNDFSGRSPARFAVLIFLALVALFTVLLSLPVASAKGTATGFADALFTAVSAICVTGLSTVDMATHWSGFGLTVIYLGVQIGAVGVLTLASILGLVISRRLGLRSRLLAIGEADPSHAHSGISGSSQAVRLGEVGGLLATVAVSALVIEAGLTVLLFPRMLLSGIQPDKAALQSIYYSAMAFTNTGFSPDPRGLAPFATDYWFLGVLMLGVFLGSIGFPVIYAVTRAIRTPGKPRWSLHVRLTVVTSLVLLGGGAVLYFALEFSNPATFGNLNVGDKAFQSLFLSTMTRSGGFATIPIDQLNGSSMLITDMLMFIGGGSASTAGGIKVSTIAVLFLAAFAEARGNDSVEAFGRRIPVDILRLAVSVVLWGATTVAVATIVILQISGATLDAVLFDVISAFGTSGLSTGLTASLPDAGIYVMAATMFMGRIGTVTFAAALASRHRRQLYTYPEERPIVG
- a CDS encoding ArsR/SmtB family transcription factor, which gives rise to MADIFSVIADPTRRQILSHLLDRYVGSDAPSAPDGTTTAPMGEISVSDLVSKLVLSQPTVSKHLKVLRDAGLVTVREEGQHRFYALESSPLEEVEDWLIPFLSADFDDAMDQDSLDIEAELDELESQAERTQAAAQARDGIPAAARPQSSAARAGERLGYTVAGAAERARALFEEASRRIPSISRSSD